A genomic region of Castor canadensis chromosome 16, mCasCan1.hap1v2, whole genome shotgun sequence contains the following coding sequences:
- the LOC109703434 gene encoding olfactory receptor 2Y1-like, which produces MGNFNITFAEGFILVGFSDWPQLELILFIFILVFYCLTLFSNTTIIALSRLDVQLHTPMYFFLSHLSFLDLCFTTSTVPQLLINLHGLDRTISYGGCVAQLYIYLALGSTECMLLVVMAFDRYVAVCRPLHYMTIMHPCLCHALAISSWVGGFVNSLIQTSLVMAMPLCGNQLNHFFCEMPVFLKLACEDPGGTEAKMFLARVIVVALPAALILGSYVHFAQAVLKIKSMAGRRKAFGTCGSHLLVVFLFYGSAIYTYLQPIHSYSEREGKFVALFYTIITPILNPLIYTLRNKDVKGALWKVLKRGRGRDVG; this is translated from the coding sequence ATGGGAAATTTCAACATCACATTTGCAGAAGGCTTCATTTTGGTGGGCTTCTCAGATTGGCCTCAACTGGAACTCatcctttttatctttattttggttttctactgCCTAACTCTCTTTAGCAATACCACCATTATCGCTCTCTCCCGACTGGACGTTCAactgcacacacccatgtacttctttctctcaCACCTCTCCTTCCTAGACCTCTGTTTTACCACCAGCACTGTGCCTCAGCTTCTGATCAACCTTCATGGACTTGACAGGACCATCAGCTATGGAGGGTGTGTGGCCCAGCTATATATCTACCTTGCCCTGGGTTCCACTGAGTGTATGCTCCTGGTGGTGATGGCCTTTGACCGCTATGTTGCTGTGTGTCGTCCACTCCATTACATGACCATTATGCACCCTTGTCTCTGCCATGCATTGGCTATCTCCTCCTGGGTGGGAGGCTTTGTGAACTCTCTAATTCAGACAAGTCTTGTGATGGCCATGCCTCTCTGTGGCAACCAGCtaaatcactttttctgtgaGATGCCTGTATTCCTTAAGTTGGCTTGTGAGGACCCAGGAGGAACTGAAGCCAAGATGTTTTTGGCCCGAGTCATAGTGGTTGCTCTTCCGGCAGCATTAATTCTAGGTTCCTATGTACACTTTGCTCAGGCAGTGCTGAAGATCAAGTCAATGGCTGGGCGTAGGAAGGCTTTTGGTACATGTGGATCTCACCTCttggtagttttccttttttatggctCAGCAATTTACACATACCTACAACCTATCCACAGTTATTCTGAGAGGGAGGGAAAATTTGTTGCACTTTTTTATACCATAATCACTCCCATTCTCAATCCTTTGATTTACACTCTAAGGAACAAAGATGTGAAGGGAGCTTTGTGGAAGGTGTTaaaaagaggcagaggcagagatgtGGGGTAG